In Runella sp. SP2, the genomic window CGCGTTTTCGACACTCGCCAAAGGGCCATGCAGCAGGGCGTTGGGGTGGAGTTCCCTCACGAGTTTTTCGATATTTTTGGCCACCAAAGGCTCATCTTCAATGATTAGAATGGTCATAGGGCGGGTTGGGTGGTTTAATCAATTAACGGCACATAAGCGACAAATTTCCCATTAAGCTCAATGGTTTCAAATGAGCTATCGGTAAGAAAACCATACAGCGTTCGGAGGTTTTGTAAGCCAAGTTTGTTGGAGGTTTCGACTTTCTTTTTGAGTTGGAGGTTGTTTTCTACTTTCAAGTAAGCACCATCCGTACTGATCCGAATCGTCAGGGGGCGTTCTTGGCTAATGATGTTATGTTTGAGCGCATTTTCAATTAAGATTTGTAGCGTAACGGGGACAATTTTTTTATCATAACTATCTGATTGAATCTGAAAATCAATGAATAATGTGCTTTCAAAGCGTGTTTTGAGCAAAAAAACGTAATTTTTGATAAACTCCAACTCCGTCTGGAGCGACACCAAACCCTTGTCTTTGTGCTGCAAAACGTAGCGAAAAACCTTGGATAATTGTTGCAAAAACTGTCGTGCAAGTTCGGGGCTATCTTGGATGAGGCTATCGAGGGAGGTTAGGCTATTGAACAGAAAATGGGGGTTCAACTGATTTTTGAGGTTGTCGAATTGCACTTGAGCTTTTTCCTTTTCGAGTTCGGCCGCCCGCAGCGCATTTTCGCGCCATTTACGAAACAAATACTCGGCCAAGTGAAGCACATTCAGTAAAACTACCACTACAAATTGGGCAAAATAACCCGCTACTTGTGCCAAAGTTGTGTATTGTTTGTTGATAATATCTTCAAAATTAAACAAACTTATTACCCGCCACATGACAAACCAAGAGAGCATATAAACCACTCCAAAGGTGATTAATACTTGAGGAATAATGCGTAAAAAAATGCCACGTTCATAGGGAAAAACTTTGTCTAAATAACGGTGAAATTGACTAAAAAATCCCCACGAAATAGTCATCATACTCCCCGAAATTAGCATCAAAATAAGGTTGATGTGCCATTGGATGCCAAACACATACCATCGCATGAGAAAAGACAAAAAAAGCATTACGGCGATTACCGTGGCTATAATGCGGGTTTGGGGAGATAGCTTGGCGAACATTCAAAAGAATTTTTGTCAAAGGAAAAAAGTTAGTCTTGAACCACCAACAGTTGGTTTGTAAAGTCCCTAAAAATTGATAGGAAACGGAATTAAACGCGCATGACTACTATATTTGTAAAAATTCGACAATCACTATGGCACTTATTAAATCTGTTCGCGGGCTTTCTCCAAAATATGGTTCAACGTGTTGGTTTGCCGACAATGCTACGGTGGTCGGGGAGGTCATCATGGGCGAACATTGTACGGTTTGGTTTAATGCCGTCGTACGCGGGGACGTCAACACCATTCAAATGGGCGACTATGTCAATATCCAGGATGGGGCGGTGATTCACTGCACTTACCAAAAGACCAAGACGATTATTGGCAATCACGTTTCTATTGCTCACAACGCCATTGTGCATGGTTGTACGATTGAAGACAAGGTGTTGATTGGAATGGGGGCGATTGTGATGGACAATGTACACATCGGAACAGGCTCCATCATTGCCGCAGGAGCAGTGGTAACGCAAGGGAAAGTCATCCCATCAGGGACGATTTGGGCAGGAAACCCCGCCAAATACCTCAAAGATGTCACGCCTGATTTGGGTGAAGTATTTATGCGCACCGCCAACAATTACGTCATGTATGCGGGTTGGTTTCGGGAGGGGGAGTGAACAGTTAAAATACAAAATTTGACTTGACTTCAGTTTGAGAAAAGTTTCCATTATTTAAAAAAATAGGTATGAGAGTTTTTTTACTAATCGCCTTGTTTTTTGTTGCTTGGAGCTCTGCTACGTATGCCCAAAATACGTTTGAACTGACAGGGTCTGAAAGCACTTGTGCTGGTGTTCCTATTACCCTCACGGCTAACAATTGTACAGGAAGTCTGCGCTGGAATACGGGAGAAACAAGTACGACCATTACTGTCGTTCCTACAGTGACGACCACTTACTATGCTACCTGTACTGTCAACGAAGTAAAGACCGTATCAAGCATTTCCCCAATTGTGTTGCCTGTTATTACAGTGAGTTCCAGCACTGGACAGTGCTTTACACCAGGGAACACTACTCTTACTGCCAGCGGAGCACCTAGTGGATTTTCCTTGGTATGGAAAAAAGATGGAAATGTCATTGACGGGGTATCAGGTAATACTTATATCCCTACGCAAGCAGGTAGCTATACGGTCGAACTTCCTCACCAAGGAGAGTGGGTGTTCCAAAGCCACCTCCCTCATGGTCATAGTCTTAACGATATACACATGGCTGACGCCAATATAGGAGTCGCCGTGGGCGATTTAGGCATAATAGAGCGTACGACCGATGGCGGTATCACTTGGAATCCAGTTAGCTCTCCTACTACTAATAATCTTCTAAGTGTTCATTTTATTAATGCTTCAGTCGGTTGGATTGCTGGGGAATACATTCTTTTAAGAACCACCGATGGTGGACTAAGTTGGAATAGTGTAAATAGTGTGAGCACAAGTTATAGCGGATATTATGAGGAGATTACCTTCATAGATGCCAATAATGGTTGGATAGTAGTCAATTCTCCTATGGGTACTCTTTTGAGAACCACCAATGGGGGAGCCACATGGACTATCCAAAATACGGGTATGTACCACCAAAGAGATATTCACTTTATCTCTTCCTTGGAAGGATGGGTAGTGGGATTCGGCACGGCCAAAAAGACTACCGACGGCGGGAGAACGTGGGTGACTATGAATCTGGGGGAGACAGGTCTTCTGAATGATGTATTTTTTGTTTCATCTACGCATGGTTGGATTATTTCTGATGATAAAGTATATCGAACCACTGATGGAGGAAATACGTGGAGTTCAAGTTCCAATGGAGGATCTTCGGTCTTCTTTACAAGTACAATGGAGGGGTGGTTAACGTCTGGAAACGCTATTTACAAGACCATCAATGGGGGGGCAACTTGGGAAATATCTAATCAAAACTCCTCGCCATTGCAAGCTATTTATGCCAGTAGTACAACTAATGTTGTTGCAGCGGGCATTGCTGGGACAATCCTTCAATCAACAAACTCGGGTACTAATTGGGTGAATACATTCAGCCAAACACTTACCTCAGCTATTTCAAGCATAAAGGCAATAAATGCTACGCAAGCCTATTTAGGAGGAGAAAATGGCACAGTCTATAAAACCATCAACGGAGGAAAAACGTGGTTGTCTTTAAATAGTGGTACAAGCAATTATCTAAGAGGTATTGATTTTGTGGATGCCAATACTGGCTGGGTAGTAGGAGATAGTGGGACTATTAGAAAAACAACCAATGGAGGCGCTACGTGGGCTTCTCAAAATGCAGGTTCAGGCTGGAGTTTTAAGAAAGTACAATTTATCAATGCGATAACGGGATGGATATCGCATTCTGGAACCAATATATTTAAAACGGTTGATGGAGGGGCTACGTGGAGCATGGTTAGTACAGGTTACAGCATCAACGACTTTCATTTTGTGGATGCCAATACTGGTTGGGTGGTATCAAGCAATGGTATATTGCTTAAAACTACGGATGGCGGGCAAAACTGGGCAACTGTGCCCTCTGGTACATCAAATTATTTGTCCTTGGTTTATTTTAAAGACATTAACAATGGTTGGGTGGGTGGTGATATTGTTATGAAACGTACTACTGATGGTGGTAGTACTTGGGTTGCTCAGAACATCCCTGGGTTTGGAACAGCCAAGTTAAGTATGTCATTTTCTAATGCCAATGAAGGATGGGTGACTATCCCTTATGACAATGGAGTTTTTAAAACCACTGATGGGGGAAATACATGGGTGTGGCAACCTATTGGACTTTATGATAAATTCGCTCAAATTAGCTTTGCGGATACGCAAAGTGGCTGGGGACTCAGTTATAATGGTGTTATCATGAAATACACTAAAGTTACGACTCCTTGTGTATCTAATTCGGTAATACTTAATATGTTAGCACCAGCGCCTCCGTCTATCACCAGCAATAATCAGCAAAATGTACTTTGCAGTGGTAGTAGCATTACTTTAACGGCTGCGGGTTGTATTGGAACGTTACGGTGGAATACTGGGGCAACGACAAGTAGTATTACCGTAAGCCCCGCTTCAACTACTTCCTATAATGCCTATTGCAAGGATGATAACGGCTGTACATCACAAGCGTTTATGGGAGTTGGTGTTATACCAAAACTACGAATAGACAGTACCCTCGCAGGGCCGTGCCAAACTGTAATATTGAAAGCAGGAAATTTATCAAGTTCAACAACTATTTTTTGGAGAAAAGATGGTGTACCTATTAGTGCTGTCAATGGAAGTACCTTTACAGATGCAAGTGCAGGTAGCTATACAGTAGAACCCATACTGGTAGGGGCATGGGTAAGCCAAACGGGTGAAATAACCCCAAATGATCTAAACAGTGTTGTTTTTCCCACTTCTTCTTTGGGGATAGCTGTGGGTAACAATGGAGTTGTTCTAAAATCAACAGATGGGGGAGCTACTTGGCAACCCCGTCCCAGTGGGGTCAAAGAGCATCTTTCAAGTATTAAAATGGTATCATCATCAATAGGTTGGGCAGTGGGATACAGGGGGACAATTATCAAAACCATGGATGGAGGAGAAAGTTGGATATCACAAAGCTTGAATTCTGAAAGTTCTATAAATGCTGCTTCGTTTGCTGATGAATATAGGGGGTGGGTGATTGCAAGTGGAAGAAATATTTATACTACAGCCGATGGGGGTAATACTTGGATAATGAAACTGAGTATATTGGGCAATGTGTTGTATGATGTAAAAGCAATATCTGCCACTACTGCCTGGGTGGCTGCTAGTTATGGACTCCTTCTTAAAACCACAGATTCGGGTAATACTTGGATGCCTGGACACTTAAATATAACAAGTGCACTAAAGGGTATTACTTTTATTGATGCTTTCAATGGTTGGATTGTAGGAGAAAATAGTACTGTTCTAAAAACTGCCGATGGAGGAAATACTTGGATTCCTCAAGTCGTTAGCGCAGTCAATAACTTGGACAAAATACAATTTATTGATTCAACTACTGGTTGGTTTCGAGGCGATAGTAAAATATATAAAACAACTGACGGGGGAGTGACTTGGAGAGAAGCAAGTGATAATTCTCCTTTTGGATTGAGAAATTTTTTTATGAAAAATGCCAATGAAGGGTTATTGGTAGGAACAAATGGAGCCATTGCTCAAACGAGTGATGGAGCTATTACTTGGAAATCTGTAGGCGAAATTCCCCAACGTTTTTACAGGGATATTCATTTTATCAATGATACTATAGGTTTTGCTGTTGGAAATGGGGTTTTGGCAAAAACCATCAATGGCGGTAAAAAATGGACATCTCAAGTCCTCAATAATAATTACTATGATTTGTTTTTTGTAAATGATACACATGGCTGGATAGTAGGTAGTAAAAACCCTGGTTTTGTCAATGGTATTTTGGCTACAACTGATGGTGGTCAAACGTGGGTACAGCAGCCAGTAGGTGATATGAATAGTTATATTAAGTTTAATAGTGTGTATTTTTTAAATACTTACATAGGGTGGACTGTAAGCGATTTTGGAGGAATTTATAAAACTAATAATGGTGGATTAACGTGGATAAAGCAAAATAGTCCTACCCCTCAAAACCTTAAAAGTGTATATTTCATTGATACGAACCAAGGGTGGGCTGTAGGAGAAGGTGGAGTTATCATTACGACGAATAACGGTGGTGAGACTTGGAAATATCAGAAAAGTACTACTACTACTACGTTTACCTCTGTGCATTTTACTAGTAAGTCTAACGGCTGGGCGGTAGCTTCTGAACAAGAGGGAGTTTATAAAACCATTAATGGAGGTACAACTTGGGTTAAGCAGGATATTGGCCCTAATACGTCTACTATATTTCTCTATAATTATAATGCTCGGGTACAGTTTTTAGATGAAAATAATGGTTGGATATTGGGAGCAGACAATGCCTTTTCAACGACGGATGGTGGTATTACGTGGAAGAAATCGTATCATTTTAATACGAATACTGGTATGTACTTTATTAACCCTACCACAGGGTGGATAGTAGGAAATAATAGAATCATGAAGTTCGAACCCGCCAATACCTGTGTTTCTGAGCCTGTAATAGTAACTTCGATGGGGGTTGGGGCACTCCAAACGGTGAAATCAGGAAATTGGAATGACCCGACGGTTTGGAGTTGTGGGCAAGTACCTTCGATTACCCAAAATGTAATCATAAAATCGCCTCACGTTATTAACATATCGGTTAATCAACCAGCGAAGTGTAAAAATGTTTTAATTGAACAAGGAGCGGTGTTCAACGTACCCATGGGTGCGAACTTTGAAGCGAGTAGTTGGCGATAAAAGTCTACCGAAACACTTTCTCCAATACTGCCTCAAATCCCTCAAAAATAACGGATTGTGCGGGTAGTTGGTCGTAAATGCCACCTAGTTGGTACTGCCCATTTTCGAGATAATAGACATGAATTGGTTTTTCCATTCAGTATAAGAGTACTACTAATGCCATACCTATCTGACTTAACCACAGTGTAGATTATTTCTCAAAAACTGCCTTACTTTACGGTTTAAATCTAAAGCCGATAAATCTGTTCTTTCTATGACGATACAGCCACCTAAAGCCAACAAAAAGCCCCATTCATTAGAAATTCATAACGATGTTCGCGTTGATAACTATTACTGGCTACGCGACCGCGAAAACCAAGAAGTAACCGACTACCTCACGGGCGAAAATGCTTATACTGAGGCAATGATGGCACCTTTCAAAGAGCTGCGAGAGGAATTGTTTGTTGAGATGAAATCGAGAATCAAAGAGCAGGACGAATCGGTGCCGTACAAAGACGGGAACTATTGGTACTATTACCGCTACGAACAAGGCGGCGAGTATCCGATTTATGCCCGAAAGTACCAAACGCTGGACGCTGAAGAGGAAATTATGCTCAATCCCAACGAATTGGCCGAGGGTCAATCGTACTATAATGCTACTTTCCCCGAAATCTCCGACAACGAAGAAATCGCCGCTTTTGGGGAAGATACCGTGAGTCGGCGGTTATATACATTGCGCTTTAAAAACCTCAAAACGGGAGAGTTATACCCCGAGGCAATTCCAGATACCGAAGGTGGAAACTATGCGTGGTCGGCGGATAATCAGACCGTTTTTTACATCCGTAAAGACCCCGAAACTTTGCTTGGCTATCAAGTGTGGCGGCACGTCCTCGGTACCAAGCCCGAGGAAGATGTGTTGGTTTTTGAGGAAGAAGATGACCAATTCTATTTGGGGCTTCACCGCATGAAATCAAAAAAATACATTGCGATTTCGTCAGACCAAAATGGCGTGATGACCGAGTATTTGCTACTCCCCGCCGATGCGCCCACGGCCGAATTTAGGTCATTTTTGCCGCGCCAACGGGGGCATGAGTATTCCGTTGATCATTTTGAAGACCGTTTTTACATCCGAACCAACCTAAACGGGGCGTTCAATTTTTGCTTGATGCAAGTAGCCGAAGCAGCTCATGCCGATACAACGCAGTGGCAAGTGGTGATTCCGCACCGTGAAGAGGTGTATTTTGAGGGATTGGAAGTGTTTCGGAATCATTTGGTGGTGCAGGAGCGTTCGGAGGGATTGCTGCACATACGCGTGATGAACCAGCAAAACCAAACGGAGCATTACCTCAATTTTGGCGAAGCGGCCTACACGGCTTACGTGGGTACAAATCCCGATTTTGACACCACTACTTTGCGTTACGGCTATACTTCGCTTACAACCCCGAGCAGCACGTTTGATTACAACATGGAAACCCGCGAACGGGTGTTGCTCAAACAACAAGAGGTGTTGGGGGAATTTAGCAAAGACGATTACCATACCGAACGCTTGTTTGCTCCTGCTCGCGATGGCGCTTTGGTGCCGATTTCGGTTGTTTATAAAAAAGGATTTGTGAAGGACGGAAACGCGCCTTTGCTCCAATACGCCTACGGTTCGTACGGTTATTCCATCGACCCATCGTTTAGTGCGGCACGGCTGAGTTTGTTGAATCGTGGGTTTGCGTTTGCCATTTGTCACATCCGAGGAGGGCAAGAAATGGGGCGGAATTGGTACGAAAATGGCAAAATGCTGCACAAGAAAAATACCTTCACCGATTTTATTGATTGCGCCCAATTTCTGATTCAAGAAAAATGGACGTCGTCGGCAGGGCTTTTTGCCATGGGAGGAAGTGCAGGCGGATTGCTGATGGGCGCGGTGGCCAACATGGCGCCTGCGCTGTACCGTGGCATGGTGGCTCAAGTGGCGTTTGTGGACGTGGTCACTACCATGCTCGACGAAAGTATTCCGCTCACGACGGGTGAGTACGAAGAATGGGGAAATCCGAATGAACAGGTGTATTACGACTACATGAAATCGTACAGCCCCTACGACAACGTAACGGCGCAAGCCTACCCCAACATGCTCGTCACAACGGGCCTACACGACTCGCAAGTGCAGTACTGGGAACCTGCCAAATGGGTGGCCAAACTGCGCGAATTGAAAACGGATGACAACCTCCTTCTCTTTCATTGCGACATGGACGCAGGCCACGGTGGTGCTTCGGGGCGCTTCAAACGCCTGAAAGACATTGCGTTGGAGTATGCGTTTATGTTGAGTTTGGTGAACTAGGAAGGAGGCTGTTAAATCCTTCTTTTCCTCATTTTTTGGGTTGTAAGGGTAGTAAAACAGCCCTGTAATTCTGGAAGGCGTTGTTGTAGAAGATTAGTCAGAATAGCTTTGATTTGTTCAGTTTCCTTAAAATGATAACGTAACAATAAAACGCTGACCCCTTCGACATGGTGAGAGAAGCCCCATTCACCAAAGTCTTTATCTTCAGTCAATATAATTCTAGGGGGAGTTCGGGAAAATTCAATAATTTCTTCGTCCCGAATTCCCTATTCATTTCATAAACAGAATAGACGTCGATACCTATTGCTCTAATCGCCTCAATAAGTTGATGATCAATATTTTCATCTGCTAAAATCATGCTGCCGAAACAATAGGTTCTTCATTGGCAATAACGTCAGCTGCATATTGGTAAACAGCATGAATATCCTCGTTGGTCAGACTAGGATACATGGCTAATAAATCATCAAGGGTAGCACCTTGAGATAATTTACGCAAAATCAGTTCGACAGTAATACGAGTTCCCTTGATGGTGGGTTTTCCCAGCATTAGTTCATGGTTTGAAACAATACGTTCTTGGTAAGTCATTTTGCAGTCGGTTTTTACAAATATACATAATTACCTAATTTCTTTTCCCCCACAAAGCCAACGCAATTCGTAGCTTATAATACTCATAATGGCCTTCTAAATGCTCAAAAAGCGGTTTGAGGGCAGCCTGGGAGGCGATGCCCAAAGCTTCGGCGGCCTCGGTAATGGCTCGGTACTCGTTTTTGGTGAGGTACTGCCAAAGGTCAATTTCTTGTCCGTCTTCGTAGAGTTTGGCTAGGTGCGAATAAATCGTCAACTCGTTCAAATTCCGTCGCTGCGCGATTTGCTGAGGTGAAAGCCCTTGCTTGTACAAATCGTGGGTTTCGATGTAGGTCATTCCACTGACGATGCGGGTGCCTGGTGCGGTTTTCTCGCGGGCATATTCCAAAATCTCGTTGATAAAAGCCTCGCCGTAGTGCGCTACTTTGGCCTCGCCTACCCCCGAAACTTGAAGCATCTGAATACGGTTGACGGGGCGTTTTTCGGCCATGTCCGAGAGCGTGGCATCGGAAAAGACCACAAAAGGCGGCACATTTTCTTCTTCGGCTAAGCGTTTGCGCACCTTGCGTAGGCGTTCAAAGAGTTCATCGCGGATGATTTCTTTCTTGGTCTTGACGGGCTCTGCTTGTTCTTCTTGGCGTTTGCGTTTTTCTTCGTACGACTCAAAACGTACCAATTCCACCTTACGCTCACCGCGCAAAACGCGCCACGAAATCTCGTTGAGTTTCAGCGAGTGCGCTTCGTCGTAGGCCACGTCCATAACACCCGAATTGAGCATTTGGGTCAAGTATTCGGCCCACTCTTCGGCGCGGAGGTCGCGGCCTACGCCAAAGGTTTTGATTTTATCGTATCCTCGCTCCGTAACGCTACGGTTGTGCGAACCCCGCAAAACATCAACCAGCATCCCCATCGCTATTTTTTGGTCGGTACGGGCAATGGCCGACAAGGCTTTTTGGGCTGATACCGTGGCGTCGAATTTGGAACGGGGGTTGCGGCACACGTCGCAGTTGCCACAATCGCGTTCGACGGTTTCGTTGAAATAACTCAACAAAATACGGCGGCGGCAGTGGTCGGCTTCGGCGTATTGTTTCATGCGGTCGAGCTTGGCAAACTGAATGTCTTTCATGTGTTGCGGCAACTCCGAATTTTCAATCATGTCGCGGCGCATAATCCAATCGGCAAAGCTGTAAAACAACATCGTCGTCGATTTGAGGCCGTCGCGGCCTGCCCGCCCAATCTCTTGGTAAAAACTTTCGACGTTGCTGGGCATGTTGTAATGGATAATCCAGCGCACGTTCGATTTATCAATCCCCATTCCAAACGCTACCGTCGCTACCATGACCTGCACGTCGTCGCGCAGGAACGCATCCTGTACGGCAGAACGGTCTTCGGCGGGCATTTTGGCGTGGTAAAAGCGGGCATTGATGCCTTTGGCGCGTAGTTTGAGGGCAATGTCTTCGGTGGTTTTTCGGGCGAGGCAGTAAATAATCCCCGACTGATTGGGGTGGTCGTGGATGAACTGCTCGATGACTTTGATTCGGTTGCGTCCTGGCAAAACGTTCAGCGAGAGGTTGGGACGGTCAAACGATGCCTCAAAAACGCGCGCGTCGGGAATACCCAATTGTTTCAGCACGTCGCGACGCGTGACGCGGTCGGCGGTGGCGGTGAGGGCAATCATCGGCACGTCGGGGAAGGCCGTTTTTAGGACGTGGAGTTGGGTATATTCGGGACGAAAATCGTGGCCCCATACCGAGACGCAGTGCGATTCGTCCACGGCTAACAGGTTGACTTTTAGACCTCGAACAAAATCCATGCAACTAGGCGTAAGCAGTTTTTCGGGGGCGATGTACAGCAGCTTGACTTCGCCCGCGTAACATTGCCGTTCGATGGCGTATTGTTCGCTGCTGCTGAGGGTGCTATTGAGGTAGGCCGCGCCTACGCCGTTGCCTCGCAGGGCCTGCACTTGGTCTTTCATGAGGGCAATCAGCGGCGACACCACAATCGTGAGTCCCTCGGTCATGAGGGCGGGCACTTGATAACACACAGATTTTCCGCCACCCGTGGGCATCAGCACCATACAATCGTTTCCTGCCGATACCCAATCAATAATTTCCGCTTGCAGTGGCCGAAAAGTGTCGTACCCGAAATACTGTTTTAAAATTTGTTCTTTGGTTTGTCTCATATTGCGGTGTTTTCTTACCAGACCACACTGTTACATCAAGTCGTTGACTGATAAAAAGCTACAAAGTAACCAGTAAGGCTAGATAAAGACAATAGAAAGAAGACAATGGGACGTCTGAAGTTTCAAAAATCCATCGTATAACATTTGTATTAGTTTAAGGATAAAGTTAGTTTTGTGGTAAAGGTTTTGCAAATGCTTTCAGACATAAAGTTTCCAAAAAGTAAGGAGTATCGTTCGGCAACTGAAAATGAACCATTGGCTTTTTACACTGAAGGTTTGTTAGAAAGTACCTATTTGGATTTGTTGCTTGGTTACTTTAGTAGCTCAGCAATCAGTACTTTGTCATTAGGCTTTGCAAAGTTTTTGGCTAATAATGGTACTGTTCGTTTGGTCATTAATCATATTTTGTCTGACAGAGATAAAAAAGTACTCCTCGAAAGCCAGTATGGGATTGATGAAGAGTATTCTGGCTTGCTACAAGACTTTGATAAATTAAGGAAAACCCTCGATAGCTATGGAGAGCATTTTTTTAAATGCTTGGCATGGTTGATTTCGACGAAACGTATTGAGATAAAGTCGGTTAGGCCGAAAGGGAAAGGGGGCATTTCTCATTATAAATCTGGGGTTTTTAAGGACGGAATCAACCAAGTAAAATTCAGAGGCTCCTGTAATTTTACAGCAAGCGGCTTGCTTGAGAACTTGGAAGAGCTTGATATAAA contains:
- the recQ gene encoding DNA helicase RecQ is translated as MRQTKEQILKQYFGYDTFRPLQAEIIDWVSAGNDCMVLMPTGGGKSVCYQVPALMTEGLTIVVSPLIALMKDQVQALRGNGVGAAYLNSTLSSSEQYAIERQCYAGEVKLLYIAPEKLLTPSCMDFVRGLKVNLLAVDESHCVSVWGHDFRPEYTQLHVLKTAFPDVPMIALTATADRVTRRDVLKQLGIPDARVFEASFDRPNLSLNVLPGRNRIKVIEQFIHDHPNQSGIIYCLARKTTEDIALKLRAKGINARFYHAKMPAEDRSAVQDAFLRDDVQVMVATVAFGMGIDKSNVRWIIHYNMPSNVESFYQEIGRAGRDGLKSTTMLFYSFADWIMRRDMIENSELPQHMKDIQFAKLDRMKQYAEADHCRRRILLSYFNETVERDCGNCDVCRNPRSKFDATVSAQKALSAIARTDQKIAMGMLVDVLRGSHNRSVTERGYDKIKTFGVGRDLRAEEWAEYLTQMLNSGVMDVAYDEAHSLKLNEISWRVLRGERKVELVRFESYEEKRKRQEEQAEPVKTKKEIIRDELFERLRKVRKRLAEEENVPPFVVFSDATLSDMAEKRPVNRIQMLQVSGVGEAKVAHYGEAFINEILEYAREKTAPGTRIVSGMTYIETHDLYKQGLSPQQIAQRRNLNELTIYSHLAKLYEDGQEIDLWQYLTKNEYRAITEAAEALGIASQAALKPLFEHLEGHYEYYKLRIALALWGKRN